A window of Cryptomeria japonica chromosome 3, Sugi_1.0, whole genome shotgun sequence contains these coding sequences:
- the LOC131070985 gene encoding calmodulin-like protein 2 encodes MALSSVPHEIRRMFDTLDDNGDGRLSLHEITCFLNKLGIHLTEEELKCTVMAVSHSEDSSLTFDEFVELYQSVLDESSARTITGSNEESQDLCLMEAFKVYDLDEDGYISSSELQQVLSNLGLIEQGRHYLEDCERMICRFDENSDGLIDFSEVKNMMTTKS; translated from the coding sequence ATGGCACTTTCATCTGTTCCCCATGAAATTCGTAGAATGTTCGATACCTTGGACGATAATGGCGACGGGAGGCTCAGTTTGCATGAAATCACTTGCTTCCTCAATAAGCTTGGAATACATCTAACAGAGGAAGAATTAAAGTGTACGGTGATGGCTGTTTCTCACAGCGAAGATAGTAGCTTAACATTTGATGAATTTGTTGAGCTTTACCAATCTGTTCTGGATGAGAGCAGTGCAAGAACGATTACTGGTAGTAATGAAGAGTCTCAAGATTTATGTTTAATGGAGGCATTCAAAGTTTACGATCTGGATGAAGATGGGTATATTTCTTCTTCTGAGCTTCAACAAGTGCTGAGTAATTTGGGATTGATAGAGCAGGGTAGGCATTATTTGGAGGATTGTGAGAGAATGATATGTAGATTTGATGAGAATTCGGACGGCCTTATAGATTTCTCTGAGGTTAAGAACATGATGACCACCAAATCCTGA